In Phycisphaerae bacterium, one DNA window encodes the following:
- a CDS encoding transglutaminase domain-containing protein, protein MQTIWRIGLLVSLLPNVVLAESKAAEPISTDRPADPLNPPVGVFADEWYTVMLNGHKCGQMHIQMKRIKGADTDIIQSWTKMKLSVRRESVEIGLGIDQKTRETIDGRPISYSQTQYLGKNPVTTKATFKDGQVSISQSQFGQELPTKVHDLPPGAMLDWAVYREQFKHGLKAGTRYEIGIYDPTLSPTKLLPTRVEIIGPETVDLFGRKVDAIRTQQKIHMPGTFGLGGSDLETVTWVTESGDVVRMKMTVMDIPIELLACSRAVATSDNDPAELTLNMLVKLNRSIDPKEVRKITYRIGLKPGTDEIKMPDFPETSIQKVTAKDDDSVTLVVTRPSAHSGPKATSKLSASEREDYLSASSSVNWKDAEVSKLADQAAGDEEDPRQLGEKLTRFVSEHINSKNLSVGFATASEVARSREGDCSEHGILLAALGRAKGIPTRVVTGLVYADGGFGGQQHVLVGHMWSQFWIEGEWVDLDAALRQTDVDPSHITMSVSANGDAGLADMVTSTWLNLGRLRIEVIETE, encoded by the coding sequence ATGCAAACGATCTGGCGCATAGGCCTGCTTGTGTCGCTGTTGCCGAATGTCGTGCTCGCAGAGTCGAAGGCCGCTGAGCCGATATCCACCGACCGGCCCGCCGATCCGCTCAATCCACCCGTCGGTGTCTTCGCCGATGAGTGGTACACGGTCATGCTCAACGGGCACAAGTGCGGACAGATGCACATTCAGATGAAGCGTATCAAGGGGGCGGACACCGACATCATCCAGAGCTGGACGAAGATGAAGCTAAGCGTCCGCAGAGAATCGGTCGAGATCGGACTGGGCATCGATCAGAAAACACGGGAGACCATCGACGGGCGCCCAATCTCCTATTCCCAGACCCAGTATCTGGGCAAGAACCCGGTCACCACCAAGGCTACCTTCAAGGACGGTCAGGTATCGATCAGCCAGAGCCAGTTTGGCCAGGAATTGCCCACCAAGGTCCATGACCTTCCCCCCGGAGCCATGCTGGACTGGGCGGTCTACCGCGAGCAGTTCAAGCACGGCCTCAAGGCCGGTACCCGCTACGAGATCGGGATCTACGACCCCACCCTGTCGCCCACCAAACTGCTGCCCACCCGCGTCGAGATCATCGGGCCGGAGACCGTGGACCTGTTCGGCCGCAAGGTCGACGCCATCCGAACCCAGCAGAAGATACACATGCCGGGGACGTTCGGCCTGGGCGGCAGCGATCTGGAAACCGTCACCTGGGTCACCGAAAGCGGCGACGTCGTGCGGATGAAGATGACCGTCATGGACATCCCGATCGAACTGCTGGCTTGTTCGCGGGCGGTCGCCACCTCGGACAATGACCCGGCCGAATTGACTCTCAACATGCTCGTCAAGCTGAACCGGTCAATCGACCCGAAGGAAGTCCGCAAGATCACCTACCGGATCGGACTCAAACCGGGAACCGATGAGATCAAGATGCCCGACTTCCCGGAGACCAGCATCCAGAAAGTCACCGCCAAAGACGATGACAGCGTGACTTTGGTTGTCACGCGCCCGTCGGCCCACAGCGGTCCTAAAGCCACCTCCAAGCTCTCGGCGAGCGAGCGCGAGGACTACCTCTCGGCCAGTTCCTCCGTCAACTGGAAGGATGCGGAGGTCAGCAAGCTGGCCGACCAGGCCGCTGGCGACGAGGAGGATCCACGACAACTCGGCGAGAAGCTCACCCGATTCGTGAGCGAGCACATCAACAGCAAGAATCTCAGCGTCGGGTTCGCGACCGCCAGCGAGGTCGCCCGCAGCCGAGAAGGCGACTGCAGCGAGCACGGCATTCTCCTGGCCGCCCTGGGGCGAGCCAAGGGCATCCCCACCCGCGTGGTCACGGGGCTGGTCTACGCCGACGGGGGATTCGGTGGCCAGCAACACGTGCTGGTCGGCCACATGTGGAGCCAGTTCTGGATCGAAGGGGAGTGGGTGGATCTCGATGCCGCCCTTCGACAGACCGACGTCGATCCAAGCCACATCACCATGTCGGTCAGCGCCAACGGAGACGCCGGGCTCGCGGACATGGTCACCTCAACCTGGCTTAATCTCGGCCGACTGAGAATCGAGGTGATCGAGACGGAGTAG